One genomic window of Syntrophorhabdaceae bacterium includes the following:
- the modA gene encoding molybdate ABC transporter substrate-binding protein: MVCSVMRRFLFPMLATAILCMMPFLATAPLFAEEIMVFAGAASKPPTEEIVKTFEKKTGVKVNITFGGSGFVLSQMTLAKKGDIYFPGSSDYMEIAKKKGLVFPETEKNVVYLVPAINVHKGHPKGVRSLKDLTKPGLRVAIANPEGVCVGLYAVEIIEKNLKPDEKAALRKNLVNYTESCEKTATAISLKAADAVIGWRVFQYWDPERIETIPLKKEEITRVGYIPIAISKFTTNRPLAQRFIDFILSEEGRTIFKKYHYFMNPDEAFTWIGDKKPIGGEYKVPVEWVKK, translated from the coding sequence ATGGTATGTTCAGTTATGCGAAGATTTCTTTTCCCGATGTTGGCAACGGCAATACTGTGTATGATGCCTTTTCTCGCAACAGCGCCTCTCTTTGCCGAAGAAATTATGGTCTTCGCCGGGGCTGCCAGCAAACCACCAACAGAGGAGATTGTAAAAACCTTTGAAAAAAAGACAGGCGTGAAGGTCAATATAACATTCGGCGGGTCAGGGTTTGTCCTGTCCCAAATGACGCTCGCGAAAAAGGGCGATATCTATTTCCCAGGGTCGTCCGATTATATGGAAATTGCCAAGAAAAAAGGGCTGGTCTTTCCCGAAACAGAGAAAAACGTGGTGTACCTTGTCCCAGCCATCAACGTCCACAAGGGACATCCTAAAGGAGTAAGGTCTCTTAAGGACCTGACGAAACCTGGCCTTCGCGTTGCCATAGCTAACCCCGAGGGCGTCTGTGTGGGTCTCTATGCGGTCGAGATCATCGAAAAGAACCTAAAACCGGATGAAAAGGCTGCCCTCAGAAAGAACCTCGTCAACTATACGGAAAGTTGCGAGAAGACGGCAACCGCTATTTCACTCAAAGCGGCGGATGCGGTCATCGGCTGGAGGGTATTCCAATACTGGGACCCTGAACGTATTGAGACAATACCGTTAAAAAAAGAGGAGATAACCCGCGTCGGTTACATCCCCATCGCGATTTCAAAATTCACCACCAACCGCCCCCTTGCACAGCGTTTCATCGACTTTATTCTCTCCGAGGAAGGACGGACGATCTTCAAGAAATACCACTATTTTATGAACCCCGATGAGGCCTTTACATGGATAGGAGATAAGAAACCGATTGGCGGGGAATACAAAGTCCCGGTGGAATGGGTCAAAAAATAG
- a CDS encoding DUF364 domain-containing protein encodes MDYYDVLKEELARIAGHMMEEKVHVVSARPLSPEEAIGKPDRTDYPILKGKEVMVGAVFRDARGQAFTDMPGNFEGTLQDLLDLDLRNNFERAVFIAGFNAVMRHFGRASNTVHCRDGEPKACAKELPAFVERHFGRPKIAFIGYQPAMIEQLAGSFSIRVLDLDTDNIGKEKFGLVIEGPEATEEVLAWGDIILATGSTCVNGTITKFLGNRPVIFYGVSVAGVAKACGFDRYCPYAH; translated from the coding sequence ATGGATTATTACGACGTCCTGAAAGAGGAACTGGCAAGAATAGCTGGGCATATGATGGAAGAGAAGGTCCACGTCGTTTCGGCGCGGCCTCTTTCTCCCGAAGAGGCCATCGGTAAGCCGGACCGCACGGACTACCCGATCCTGAAGGGCAAGGAGGTCATGGTGGGAGCGGTTTTCAGAGATGCCAGGGGACAGGCCTTTACGGACATGCCGGGCAATTTCGAGGGTACCCTCCAGGACCTTTTGGATCTTGATCTTCGGAACAACTTCGAGCGGGCCGTGTTCATCGCAGGATTCAATGCCGTCATGCGCCATTTCGGTCGGGCATCGAATACGGTTCATTGCAGGGACGGTGAGCCGAAGGCGTGTGCGAAAGAGCTTCCCGCCTTTGTGGAGAGGCATTTCGGAAGGCCGAAGATAGCCTTTATCGGGTATCAGCCGGCCATGATCGAGCAGCTTGCCGGTTCATTTTCAATTCGCGTTCTCGACCTCGACACGGACAACATCGGAAAGGAGAAGTTCGGCCTGGTCATCGAGGGCCCGGAAGCTACAGAGGAGGTTCTTGCATGGGGTGACATCATACTCGCTACCGGTTCTACCTGCGTGAACGGCACTATTACAAAATTTCTCGGGAATAGACCGGTTATTTTTTACGGTGTTTCTGTTGCTGGAGTTGCGAAAGCGTGCGGGTTCGATCGTTATTGTCCGTACGCACATTAA
- a CDS encoding extracellular solute-binding protein, with translation MCKKILSAVLFFFLSVFFMTDYAIGKEPLLIFCGAAFKRPMEDIVKLYQQETDTKVDVNYGGVGTLFSQILLSKRGDVFVVPSPDIMGRAKTKGVVIPDSIKDIAFVAPCINVQKGNPKNIQTLKDLTKPGIKVGLANPEIVYIGAIAVEIMEKNLSTAEKKAIKENVVTYVEDFNKLATLIVLKQVDAIIGFHFLEGWYPDKVGTIKLKTSEISRIGAGQTAVISYTGNRTEADKFILFLLSEDVKTIFRKYQYFGSTDEAFRWVGARKIIGGEFTAIEGWVKK, from the coding sequence ATGTGTAAAAAGATACTTTCCGCTGTTCTTTTTTTCTTTCTGTCTGTCTTCTTCATGACAGATTATGCAATCGGCAAAGAACCCCTGTTGATCTTCTGCGGCGCCGCCTTCAAGCGCCCCATGGAGGATATTGTCAAGCTCTACCAGCAAGAAACAGACACAAAGGTGGATGTCAACTATGGCGGGGTCGGCACGCTTTTCAGTCAGATACTGCTCTCGAAGCGGGGTGACGTCTTTGTCGTTCCCTCGCCGGATATTATGGGACGGGCAAAAACAAAAGGTGTCGTCATCCCTGATTCGATCAAAGACATTGCCTTCGTTGCGCCCTGCATCAATGTGCAGAAAGGAAATCCAAAAAATATTCAGACATTGAAGGATCTCACAAAACCAGGCATCAAGGTAGGACTGGCAAATCCCGAGATCGTCTATATCGGTGCCATCGCCGTAGAAATCATGGAAAAAAATCTCTCCACTGCAGAGAAAAAAGCAATTAAGGAAAATGTTGTTACCTACGTAGAAGATTTTAACAAGCTCGCGACGCTGATCGTGCTCAAGCAGGTAGATGCTATTATCGGTTTCCACTTCCTCGAGGGGTGGTATCCTGATAAGGTGGGGACAATAAAACTGAAAACGAGCGAGATCTCGCGAATAGGCGCCGGTCAGACAGCGGTGATTTCCTACACGGGCAACAGGACGGAAGCGGATAAATTTATTCTTTTTCTTTTATCCGAGGATGTGAAAACTATCTTCCGGAAGTACCAGTACTTCGGCTCAACGGATGAAGCCTTTCGTTGGGTTGGGGCCAGAAAAATCATCGGCGGTGAATTCACCGCCATTGAGGGATGGGTGAAAAAATGA
- a CDS encoding ABC transporter permease — MGEKMTFKKLSILLSFAVFILYGGLILSLFYFYNGRLFLETLTSERTLFSIRLSLFTATVATLISVLFAIPSAYALSRFRFPGRQLIDTILELPMIISPVALGAVVLIFFNTPPGIFIQEKGIQFVFTIYGIFLAQFITTVGIAIRLIKAAMDEIPVRYEEVARTLGASPAKAFLTVTLSLSKRGIIAASILTWAKALGEFGATITIAGSMAMKTETIPIAIFMRLASADIEGTAVFVLILVGIGLSILYGVRFLTGRNVPV, encoded by the coding sequence ATGGGTGAAAAAATGACCTTCAAGAAGCTCTCCATATTGTTGAGTTTCGCCGTATTTATCCTTTATGGAGGGCTCATTCTTTCACTCTTTTATTTTTACAATGGGCGGCTTTTTCTTGAGACGCTTACATCGGAGAGGACCCTCTTTTCGATACGCCTGAGCCTTTTTACCGCTACGGTGGCAACGCTTATATCGGTACTTTTCGCTATTCCTTCAGCATACGCATTGTCACGGTTCCGTTTTCCCGGAAGACAGCTGATCGACACTATTCTTGAGCTCCCCATGATCATCTCGCCGGTGGCGCTCGGCGCCGTTGTTCTCATCTTCTTCAATACCCCTCCGGGAATATTCATTCAGGAAAAAGGTATCCAGTTCGTTTTTACGATCTACGGGATATTCCTCGCCCAGTTTATTACCACCGTCGGGATCGCGATCCGTCTTATCAAGGCCGCGATGGACGAGATTCCTGTCCGGTATGAGGAAGTAGCGAGGACGCTGGGGGCGTCGCCGGCAAAGGCCTTCCTCACGGTAACGCTTTCCCTCAGCAAGAGAGGGATTATCGCGGCTTCGATCCTCACCTGGGCAAAGGCGCTTGGTGAGTTCGGGGCTACGATTACTATCGCGGGATCAATGGCGATGAAAACGGAGACGATCCCTATTGCTATCTTTATGCGCCTCGCCAGTGCGGATATCGAAGGAACTGCCGTGTTTGTGCTTATCCTTGTTGGTATCGGGCTCAGCATTCTATACGGTGTAAGATTTTTGACGGGAAGGAATGTACCGGTGTAG
- a CDS encoding ABC transporter ATP-binding protein, translating to MPRIELKNITKHILKEITLTVEDRETLALVGPNGSGKTTILNIIAGLTDYKGEVFFDGRNIDHIPPHKRGVGYLFQDLALFPHLTVASNIAYGLRIQHYPEETITARVDELMNALHIKKLRERYPQGLSGGEKQRVAIARAIAPFQKILLLDEPTSSLDTQTSKYLRIELCTLLKKLDITAIFVMHDLLGAEEVADRIAILHKGTIEQISRPGDILFNPQTKMVSEFIGMPNILNCDNCRVLSSGLIEVVSGNMTIVLPYEGSTIRKIAIPPHDIYISDTKPPGPALNRYRATITEIVPLRSVVRIKVNINGSSLLTELSMETFDEMNLDIGQEVFVIIKLRRLRYVEEFEDSRE from the coding sequence ATGCCGCGTATTGAACTGAAGAACATCACAAAACACATCCTGAAGGAGATTACCCTTACCGTAGAGGACAGGGAGACCCTCGCCCTGGTTGGACCGAACGGTTCAGGGAAAACAACAATACTCAATATTATAGCAGGGTTGACGGACTACAAAGGGGAGGTCTTTTTTGACGGCAGGAATATAGACCATATACCCCCTCACAAGCGTGGCGTTGGATATCTCTTTCAGGATCTGGCCCTTTTCCCCCACCTGACCGTCGCATCCAACATAGCATACGGTCTCAGGATACAGCATTATCCCGAAGAAACTATTACGGCGAGGGTCGATGAGCTGATGAACGCCCTCCATATCAAAAAGCTCCGGGAAAGATACCCGCAGGGCTTAAGCGGCGGCGAAAAACAAAGGGTAGCAATTGCCCGTGCCATTGCCCCTTTTCAGAAGATCCTCCTCCTCGACGAACCGACATCCAGCCTCGATACCCAGACATCAAAATATCTGAGGATAGAATTGTGTACTTTATTGAAGAAGCTCGATATAACAGCAATCTTTGTTATGCACGACCTCCTTGGAGCAGAGGAGGTAGCCGACAGGATCGCTATCCTTCACAAAGGCACCATTGAACAGATATCCAGACCGGGGGATATCCTTTTTAACCCGCAGACAAAGATGGTCTCTGAATTTATCGGCATGCCGAATATCCTGAATTGTGACAATTGCCGTGTCCTTTCCTCGGGCCTCATAGAGGTTGTCTCCGGCAACATGACGATCGTGCTTCCTTATGAGGGAAGCACGATAAGAAAGATTGCCATCCCGCCCCATGATATCTATATATCCGATACGAAACCACCTGGACCGGCTCTTAACCGCTACAGGGCAACGATTACCGAGATTGTCCCGCTTCGTTCGGTGGTAAGGATAAAGGTAAATATTAACGGAAGCAGTCTTTTAACAGAATTATCAATGGAGACCTTCGACGAGATGAACCTTGACATCGGCCAGGAAGTTTTTGTAATTATTAAGTTGAGGAGACTACGATACGTTGAGGAATTTGAGGATTCTCGCGAGTAG